Proteins encoded by one window of Flagellimonas lutaonensis:
- a CDS encoding type IX secretion system membrane protein PorP/SprF: protein MLAPIAAVLMLMAGIAYAQQDAQYTQYMYNTVSVNPGYAGSRGHMSIAGLYRAQWVGLEGAPVTQTLNIHTPLGYRGVGLGLSFVNDEIGPTSETYFDVDFSYTIQTSLEGRLSFGLKASAHLLNVDFSKLNQDFGQGNDPILQNNIDNQFSPNIGAGVYYHTQRFYAGLSVPRFLETEHFQEGTNPTTAKEQMNFYFITGYVWDLNPFLKFKPALLTKAVQGAPLQVDVSANFLFDEKFILGAAYRWDAAFSGMVGFRLSDEFLIGLAYDREITDLGSASFNDGSFEIILRYDFIRSLSNLKSPRFF from the coding sequence ATGCTTGCGCCCATTGCGGCGGTATTGATGTTGATGGCGGGGATCGCTTATGCCCAGCAAGATGCACAGTACACGCAATATATGTACAACACGGTGAGTGTAAACCCCGGTTATGCCGGTTCAAGGGGCCATATGAGCATTGCGGGCCTGTATAGGGCACAATGGGTTGGCCTCGAAGGTGCGCCCGTTACACAAACGCTTAACATACATACACCTTTAGGGTATCGTGGAGTCGGCCTAGGCCTTTCATTTGTCAATGATGAGATAGGGCCAACCTCCGAAACTTACTTTGATGTTGATTTCTCGTATACCATCCAGACCAGCCTTGAAGGGCGTTTAAGTTTCGGTTTAAAGGCCAGTGCACATCTATTGAATGTTGACTTCTCCAAATTGAACCAAGATTTTGGCCAGGGCAACGACCCCATTTTGCAGAATAATATTGACAATCAATTTTCACCTAACATCGGAGCTGGGGTCTATTACCATACACAACGGTTTTACGCTGGATTGTCGGTTCCAAGGTTTTTGGAGACAGAACATTTTCAAGAAGGTACAAACCCAACCACGGCAAAGGAACAAATGAATTTCTATTTCATTACCGGCTACGTATGGGACCTAAATCCGTTTTTAAAGTTTAAACCGGCTCTTTTGACCAAAGCAGTTCAAGGGGCCCCGCTTCAGGTTGATGTTTCTGCCAATTTTCTTTTTGATGAAAAGTTTATTTTAGGGGCTGCCTATCGTTGGGATGCTGCATTCAGTGGAATGGTCGGTTTTAGATTGTCAGATGAGTTCTTAATTGGTTTGGCCTATGACCGAGAAATTACAGATTTGGGATCTGCTTCATTCAACGACGGTTCGTTTGAGATTATTCTTCGGTATGACTTCATACGATCCTTGAGCAACCTCAAGTCTCCCCGTTTTTTCTAA
- a CDS encoding Ig-like domain-containing protein, translated as MFRLLLFIFTVSVSTLQGQFLLQAPNSGDESNYRWYEASDTSTVLGTDSFYEATQPGVYFATYDGTLCGSNATGYFILTNCNAPDNEVTLDISASIPSGATVSWSPVLSGDQTRPMVTATQTVERYVATITKAGNSSALPRFTVVCLEQAATLVDDFITVNEDESIAVPIFDNDSDLPTTGNLTTSDPPNGSVNINDNGTPNNPTDDIVTYIPDPDFNGTDSFTYTVCNSSGDCSTATVTVDVLPIVDAFDDSVSTEQDTPVDIDILANDNDLPTVGTLTTPVASNGTVSINDNGTPNDPSDDTVTYTPNAGFTGTDTFDYTICDNLGNCSTTTVTVVVTPPAVSDIDSDDDGIVDSFEDLNVDGDNDPSTNPTDTDGDGIPDYLDIDSDDDGVPDNVEAQTTAGYIPPSGDDLDGNGLDDAYENGGNLGLIPVDTDGDGIPDYVDEDSDDDGVPDNIEAHDFDHDGVPDVVFMGSDKDNDGLDDGYEGDTQIDSDVNDEIDDPANDLPNTDNTDDVDYRDIDDDDDGIETRDEDLDQDGNFANDDSDGDGTPNYLDPDLGMTDDDEIEVFNVVTPNGDGVHDVLTIRNIENYPNNTVKIYNRWGVLVFTTRAYNSSGNVFDGTSEGRVTVDQDNKLPVGTYFYIIDYEDLNGNMKQLSGYIYINR; from the coding sequence ATTTTCAGACTCCTACTGTTCATATTCACGGTAAGTGTTTCAACACTTCAAGGGCAATTTCTTTTGCAAGCGCCCAATAGTGGTGATGAGAGCAATTATAGGTGGTACGAGGCCTCAGATACGTCAACGGTTCTGGGTACAGACTCCTTTTATGAAGCGACCCAACCGGGGGTGTATTTTGCCACCTACGATGGTACGCTATGTGGTTCAAATGCCACAGGATACTTCATCCTCACAAATTGTAATGCACCGGATAATGAAGTGACTTTGGACATTTCTGCCAGTATCCCTTCTGGAGCCACCGTAAGTTGGAGTCCCGTATTGTCAGGAGACCAGACCAGACCAATGGTAACCGCGACCCAAACGGTTGAAAGATATGTGGCGACCATAACAAAGGCGGGAAACAGTAGTGCGCTTCCCCGTTTTACGGTTGTTTGCCTAGAGCAAGCAGCTACCCTTGTTGATGATTTTATTACGGTCAATGAAGATGAATCCATAGCGGTTCCCATCTTTGACAACGACTCCGATTTGCCTACTACAGGTAATTTGACCACTTCAGACCCACCCAATGGTTCAGTGAATATAAATGACAACGGTACCCCGAATAATCCTACTGACGATATCGTGACCTATATTCCCGATCCCGATTTCAATGGCACAGATTCTTTTACATACACCGTATGCAATTCTTCGGGAGATTGTAGTACTGCGACCGTTACCGTGGATGTTTTGCCAATTGTCGATGCTTTTGACGATTCTGTTTCCACAGAGCAAGACACCCCGGTTGATATAGACATCTTGGCCAACGACAATGATTTACCAACCGTTGGAACGCTGACAACACCTGTTGCGTCAAATGGAACAGTATCTATCAACGATAATGGCACACCGAACGATCCGTCTGATGATACCGTGACCTATACGCCCAATGCAGGGTTTACAGGCACTGATACGTTTGATTATACGATTTGTGACAATTTAGGAAATTGCAGCACCACAACTGTGACCGTTGTGGTGACCCCACCTGCCGTTTCTGATATTGATAGTGATGATGACGGTATTGTTGACAGTTTTGAAGATTTGAATGTTGATGGAGACAACGACCCATCGACCAATCCTACAGATACCGATGGTGATGGTATTCCCGATTATTTAGACATCGATAGTGATGATGATGGAGTTCCAGATAATGTGGAAGCCCAGACCACTGCCGGTTATATTCCGCCGAGCGGTGATGATCTTGATGGAAATGGTTTGGACGATGCCTATGAAAATGGAGGTAATCTTGGCCTGATACCGGTTGACACAGACGGTGATGGAATACCTGATTATGTTGATGAGGATAGTGACGACGATGGGGTGCCTGACAATATCGAAGCCCATGACTTTGACCATGATGGTGTGCCAGATGTGGTGTTTATGGGATCTGATAAGGACAATGATGGTCTAGATGATGGCTATGAAGGGGACACACAGATTGATAGTGATGTAAATGATGAAATCGACGACCCTGCCAATGATTTGCCAAATACCGATAACACCGATGATGTGGATTATCGTGATATCGACGACGACGACGACGGTATTGAGACCAGGGACGAAGACTTAGATCAAGACGGCAACTTTGCCAACGATGATTCTGATGGGGACGGTACACCAAATTACTTGGATCCTGACCTGGGTATGACAGACGACGATGAAATAGAGGTCTTTAATGTGGTGACCCCTAATGGTGATGGGGTACATGACGTACTGACCATAAGAAATATTGAAAATTATCCAAACAACACTGTAAAGATCTATAACCGATGGGGCGTACTGGTATTTACGACCAGGGCCTATAACTCCTCAGGAAATGTCTTTGATGGTACCTCTGAAGGTAGGGTGACCGTTGATCAAGACAACAAGTTGCCGGTTGGTACGTACTTCTATATTATAGATTACGAAGACCTGAACGGTAACATGAAACAACTTTCTGGTTACATATACATAAACAGGTAA